The genomic stretch TGACCAGGGCCCGGGCCAGGGCGACCCGCTGCTGCTGGCCGCCCGAGAGCTGCGCGGGGCGGCGCTGGGCGAGGTGGTCGAGTTCGACCAGCCGGAGCGCCTCACGCGCCTTACCGACCGGGTCGGCGATCTTCCGCCGCTTCAGCCCGAAGGCGACGTTCTCGTCGGCGGCGGTCGGTCGGAGCGGCGCGGGTCTGCGCTGCACAGGCGGCCAGGGCGAGCGTGCTCGTTCCGAGGCCGCCGAGGACCGCTCGACGAGAGAGGACCGCTCGGCGCTCGCGCTCGTGCGAACGAGCCACCGCAAGGGCCCGGCGGACAACGGGATCCCTCGGGAGGGGACGGGTCATAGCGGGGGGGGGTTCCTGACCGCGTCGAGGCTCGGATATCGAGGGCCGAACGTGGGGAAATACTGGCATGGCGCTCATCCGCCTGTCACGGTAAACGGAGGAAAACGCTCATCCGGAAACATGATCGTCACGAAATCCGCACTCAGGAGACGTGGAGACCGCTGATTCGTTCCCCGAGCACCGAGGCGCTCAGCGGGTGACGGGCGGGCGCCCTGAGCCGTCGGCGGAGCCGTCGACGCGCTCAACCGCCATTTCGACGGAGGAGAGCAGGATCCGACTGCCGGGCTTCGCACGGTACCGGCGGCCCGCTTCGAGTGGGAGTGGCGCCTGGGTCGGCGCGACCAGGACTGAACCGTTCGCCGACCAACGGTCACGGACCCAAAGCCCACCCTCGTCGAAGCCGAACTCGAGGTGGGTCTTCGAGAGGGAGCGCGACGGATCCGGAATCGCAAGGATGTGCCGGAAGGTCTCGTTGGGGTCGGGCAGCGGCTGGCGTCCGATCAGGCCATTGCCGGTGACGATCGCGTGCTGCCCGGTGGCAAAGTCGAGGCGCACGAGGCCCTGCGAGGGCGGCGCCATCGGAGCACCGGGGGCCGGGCGCCGGTGCCGACTGGGGACCAGGCCCGGGAGCCAGGCGCGACGGGACGGGTCCAGGACCGTCGTGTCGTCGGAGGACGAGGGCCGAGTGCTTCCCGTTGTGGCGTGCGCAGTCACCGAAGAACCGCACTCGCCGCAGAGAATCGCCCCCGGAGCGAGAGTGGAGCCACATGTGCTGCAGATCACCGAGAACGCCCTTCCTCTCTCCATCGTACCCAGCCCGAGCGTCGGGACCTCTGAGCCGCCCGAACCCGACACGAACCGGCCGACGGTGGTGCCCGCCTTCTCGTCTTAGATCGCGGCACCCGTCTCCTCGTCGCCAGTGACGGCGAGGACATCGACGACGATCACGGTGACGTTGTCGCGTCCGCCGTTGCTCAGTGCCGCGTCCACTAGCGCATCGGCCGCCTCCTGCGCGGAGTACGTCCCGGCGAGCAGGTGGCCGACACCGGCGTCGGTGAGCTCCCTCGTGAGTCCGTCGGAGCAGATCAGCAGGCGCGAGCCCGCGAGGACGGGCACCAGCCGGTAGTCGGGGATGGGCGCCTCGTGGAAGCCGACAGCGCGGGTGATCATATTGCTGTGCGGATGCACGTCCGCCTCGTCCCTGGTGATCAGGCCCGCATCGACTAACTCCTGGACGATCGAGTGGTCGACGGTGAGCTGCACGAGGCTGCCGGCGACCCTGAGGTAGACCCGCGAGTCGCCGATGTTGAAAACGGACCAGTAGGGCTCGCCGCCGACCGCGGTCAACGCGATGCCGGTCACCGTCGTGCCGGTGCCCCTGTCGGCCGTGTGCGACTGTAGGGCGATGTCCCCGACGGCCTCGCGCAACGCTCGGTCGATCTCCTCCGCACCCACGGTCGCGCCCA from Rathayibacter rathayi encodes the following:
- a CDS encoding PP2C family protein-serine/threonine phosphatase; this encodes MTQIGRSRASITVPVSAWTSDTPSAEVTLGWAARTETGLVRSVNEDSYLAKSPLFAVADGMGGHAAGEVASDAVVSRLSTAALGATVGAEEIDRALREAVGDIALQSHTADRGTGTTVTGIALTAVGGEPYWSVFNIGDSRVYLRVAGSLVQLTVDHSIVQELVDAGLITRDEADVHPHSNMITRAVGFHEAPIPDYRLVPVLAGSRLLICSDGLTRELTDAGVGHLLAGTYSAQEAADALVDAALSNGGRDNVTVIVVDVLAVTGDEETGAAI